The Cryptococcus neoformans var. grubii H99 chromosome 8, complete sequence DNA window TTGACGAGGTGCCGGGCGTCGAAGATGATTCACAGATGACGGATGAGtaaggaagggagggggCGAAGATGGGCGTTGGAGCTGAGTGACGTCCCTCGATGTGTTTTTCTCAGCAGGTTTTTGTGTTGAAGAGACGGAAAGAAAACGGACGATGAGTACGAAGGCGTTTGTTTTGATGCGAGGGACGCAAACACTCGCACCAGAAATCATTCGCGGGATTCGCGGCATTAACGTCCTATTACAAATCTGACCCCATCTACTACAAAACGCTTCTAATTTGTTTCTAATGAAGTAACCACTGTGCCTGTTTGCAGCTGTACTTGAGTAATCAGGGGGCGCGACCTGCAGACAAGGCATTGACCACTGTTGCAGTTGGCATAAAAAAGTGCAGCAGTAGCACCTTCATCCGCAAAGACCATCTAGTAAAGATCCAAGCAAGAAAACAAAACcccagaggaagaaatatAAATCGAAATCGTTTGGCCATGTCTGAGTACGTAGTTCTCTTCCTAATGTTACAGCTTTTGAATTATTCCAAGATGCCCGCTTTTCAGAATGGTGTTTTGTGCTTGTACAGATACATAGACTTGATATAGCAGACACTTGTCCAACCCTGTAGACGACAACTTCATTATTGCCACTGATGAAAATAATGAGTTCAGCCCGCCGACGACAACGACcacctcatctcctctccacGTGCGCCTATTGCCGATCAGCGAACATGTTCGCGTCGTTACTcgttcgccttcttccgatCAAGTCAACAAGAGGTCTAACTGGTTGTATCACTTtggaggtgaaagaggtgcACCCTCATTGGGGAGGGCTTTCGAAGTACATAAATGGGACACACGCGTACCGTGGCAGATGGCTGCTGATATTTTTTAAGGCACTATTTTTAACAGTGTTCGCTCGATTCGTCGATGAGGAGAGCTTCCTGAGAAAGCGTTGATGACGTAGAAGTTGCGGGATTATTGTTGTAATGTCATTTATTTGTGATCTGTTGGTAATCAATGGTGGTCTCACATAGGCCCTTGTGTAATCTCAGGGTAGCGTTTCGTAATTAAGTCGAGTGTCCCCATGTCAACTTTCATCTCGTTCGTTCTCTAACCGCTTTCGCTCCATATGAGTCTCTCTTGTATatattatatatatatatatatcttcGTGATACTCCTGAATACAACCCGATATAAGAGGCCGGAGCTCAAGAGGCCAGTTTTACTGGGAAACTCCAATCGGCATCACGAATTTGTTGGCAAAGGTGGTCTTCAATTTTTTCTTTCGATCTCCTCGTACGGCTTTAGCTTCTTGGCTACTGCGACCGACTGTTTTCTCACCACGACTCTCCAAAAGAAACCGGGATTATGCCTGACCGAACTCCCACGTCGCCTCGACCAGTCGTTATTGACGTTAACAGCCCATTGATCAACCGTTCTATACCGGTATCGTCGCCAAATATTTTAACCCCTTCTCGAAGTACTGGTCCGCCAAGCGTGGCTCATCGAGGCTCCATGAGCCGCAAGCACCGTCCCGCAAATGATGCCGATGCGAGGGAGAGACAAACTCAGCAGGACATTGAGTCTGCTATGAGCATGTGTAAGTGTTCATATACATCATCTGTAGCTGTAGACTCAATAGGTTGACTGATCCATTCTTGGCCAGCTCGTGCGCGTTCCGGATCCATGAACCTTCCTGACAACAGCCCGCCTATCTCCCGTCCATCTCAACTCCACTTCCCTTCAACCTCTCCCATTCAAGAATCCCATTTCCCTATGTTATctgaagctgaagaagcggaTATGGAACGCGCTCGCAGACTTCGTCCTGGTCGTGACAATGAGTCTGATGATGAACATGGCCATGGCGGCCATTATCATTCGCACgacgaagagagaggagaggaggggcGAGAACGAAGGGACAGTATTACGGAAAGCACTGGGTACGATTCCCGATCGAGGCTCATTCATCGCCGTGGATCTGATGGTGATATTCACGATATGGACCGCGCTCGCCAGGTTGATCTGAGATCTCTTGGTGGGCATGGTTTGAAGAACAAGTTCAATTTCTCCGCTATGGAAGAATTTGCGACGAGGGAGCGTGAGAACTTGTTTGCATCTGAGGGTGCATGGGCCATTGACGGCGGCAACGGCGCActaaggagaagaagcgtgCCACACAAGGGGGCTGGAGCCAGTGAAGAGAACATCCATCAGCCTAATAGCTATGACACAGCATTTGAAAGGACCAACACCATGTCTGCTTTCGGTGACGAGACCGAACCACCATTCTCTCCCGAAAGGGGACATGGCGTGGAGGATCACGCCCAGACTTTCCAACGcagaaggcaaagaaagctTTCTCAATCTAACCCTGTGTACCGGCAGAAGAAATTGGCATTGTTTGAAGGATTTGGTCCAAGTGGCGTTACTGATGGTGAATCTGCTCCGGATGCGCCATCTACCGCTTTCAAGGCTCCACGTCAGGCCAAGTCTGGCTTTGCCCCTTATACAGACGCTGCACCTGGCCACGATCGCCCTTACCGTTTCTCCTTCTATTCCAACGCTATGCCCGTCACTATTCACTCGCGAAGTCTTGCCGAGTTGCCCGCGGAAGGGCAAACTTTCGAGGATCTCTTCAAAGGTAGAAATCCGTCTGACAATGCCATTTCTGCGGAAAACAGCAGTGCTCCGAGGACGGAGGGATCTGATACTCCTAACAAGCCGGCGCCGCCTGTTGAGCCCAGTACCATGGCCTCAGCAAAGACCAATCCCAGCTTACTAAGCAAGGCGGTTGGAGCGGCTATGTCTCAACAGGCTGGATCTGGAGGGCAGCCTAACGGTGGGTTTGATGCGGATGAGGACCCGGAACAATACACCTGGTGGTTGGATGTTTTGTCTCCAACTGATGAGGAAATGAGGATGTTGTCGAAGGTAGgcaaccttcttccattctgAGATTGTCATCTAACAGCTTTGAAGGCGTTTGGTATCCATCCTTTGACCACCGAAGACATCTTGCTTGAAGAGACTCGTGAGAAAATTGAGTTGTTCCGAAACTACTATCTCGTTTGTTTCCGTTCATTCGACCAAGACCCATATTCCCAAACATATCTCGAACCCCTCAACATGTACATTATCGTATTCCGAGAGGGTACACTATCCGTGAGTCCCCGCTCGCATCATCTCTTTTACTCATGCTCATATTCCCACCACAGTTTCACTTCCGAGGTACTCCTCACCCCCAGAACGTCCGACGCCGAATCAAGCACCTTAAAGACTACATTTCCGTG harbors:
- a CDS encoding magnesium transporter, which translates into the protein MPDRTPTSPRPVVIDVNSPLINRSIPVSSPNILTPSRSTGPPSVAHRGSMSRKHRPANDADARERQTQQDIESAMSMSRARSGSMNLPDNSPPISRPSQLHFPSTSPIQESHFPMLSEAEEADMERARRLRPGRDNESDDEHGHGGHYHSHDEERGEEGRERRDSITESTGYDSRSRLIHRRGSDGDIHDMDRARQVDLRSLGGHGLKNKFNFSAMEEFATRERENLFASEGAWAIDGGNGALRRRSVPHKGAGASEENIHQPNSYDTAFERTNTMSAFGDETEPPFSPERGHGVEDHAQTFQRRRQRKLSQSNPVYRQKKLALFEGFGPSGVTDGESAPDAPSTAFKAPRQAKSGFAPYTDAAPGHDRPYRFSFYSNAMPVTIHSRSLAELPAEGQTFEDLFKGRNPSDNAISAENSSAPRTEGSDTPNKPAPPVEPSTMASAKTNPSLLSKAVGAAMSQQAGSGGQPNGGFDADEDPEQYTWWLDVLSPTDEEMRMLSKAFGIHPLTTEDILLEETREKIELFRNYYLVCFRSFDQDPYSQTYLEPLNMYIIVFREGTLSFHFRGTPHPQNVRRRIKHLKDYISVTSDWISYALIDDITDAFGPLIQGIEFEVDSIDELVLILKEAEQSDMLRRIGTCRKKVMGLLRLMGNKADVVKGLAKRCNEQWLVAPKSDIGLYLSDIQDHLITMTQNLNHYEKILSRSHSNYLAQISIEMTDANNQINDVLSKLTALGTVLIPMNLVTGLWGMNVHVPGQDIEEGYTWFGGILGCLCLFAILGAWATYKCFVVR